From a single Acidiferrobacterales bacterium genomic region:
- a CDS encoding formate dehydrogenase accessory sulfurtransferase FdhD yields MSDSESIAMTPLLSSAGLRPTHPVQAIDEFGDQRDLRVAGEFPLTIKVDEREVVTLMTLGTHPELLTLGYLRNQRLVESVTDIKSIRVEWDQETAHVETRAGQGIVDWESKLSKRTVTTGCGQGTMFSWTLNKIYESPLPAASVRQSTLYGLLKNIAQYNEIYKQAGAVHGCALCEDTEIELFVEDVGRHNAADTIAGQMWMDGTSGGNKIFYTTGRLTSEIVMKVAHMGIPILLSRSGVTFMGLELAQDLRVTMIARAKGRHFLVYNGANTIEYDQVPQRRAAIAKRHLATG; encoded by the coding sequence ATGAGCGATTCCGAATCCATTGCCATGACTCCGCTGCTGTCATCAGCTGGATTGCGGCCAACGCATCCGGTTCAAGCCATCGACGAATTCGGAGATCAGCGCGACCTGCGCGTCGCCGGTGAGTTTCCCCTGACCATCAAGGTTGACGAGCGGGAAGTCGTCACCCTGATGACATTGGGCACCCATCCCGAACTGCTGACCTTGGGTTATCTTCGCAATCAGAGACTGGTCGAGTCGGTTACCGATATCAAATCGATCAGAGTCGAATGGGACCAGGAAACCGCACATGTGGAAACCCGCGCAGGGCAGGGAATCGTCGATTGGGAGAGCAAGTTGTCAAAAAGAACCGTTACGACCGGTTGCGGGCAGGGCACGATGTTCAGTTGGACGCTGAATAAGATATACGAGTCCCCATTGCCTGCGGCGTCAGTGCGCCAGTCCACGTTATATGGACTATTGAAAAACATCGCCCAATACAACGAGATCTACAAACAGGCAGGTGCGGTTCATGGTTGCGCACTTTGTGAAGATACCGAAATCGAGCTCTTTGTCGAGGATGTGGGGCGGCACAATGCCGCCGACACCATTGCCGGTCAGATGTGGATGGATGGCACCTCAGGCGGCAACAAGATCTTTTACACGACAGGTCGGCTGACATCTGAAATTGTCATGAAGGTAGCGCACATGGGCATACCGATACTACTATCCCGTTCAGGCGTTACGTTCATGGGACTGGAACTGGCACAAGACCTTCGCGTGACCATGATCGCCAGAGCCAAAGGCCGACATTTCCTGGTCTATAACGGTGCCAATACCATCGAA
- a CDS encoding DUF3305 domain-containing protein, translating to MTFNLTIVVECHTKTFNGWPSVQWELTTILSDPEGPASLDGPHPIHTSDKISQYMWKGVQLRLHLDAAEGYWYNFLSEIPYAFVVFETDTVDDDSVPMPIFATVSQDEAGAHLETDCLVLSAALPTDVRDKIEQYIVENYVPQTKKKRKRKNWFEEANQPRPNRTTE from the coding sequence ATGACATTCAATCTGACGATCGTCGTCGAATGTCATACCAAGACGTTCAACGGCTGGCCGTCGGTCCAGTGGGAACTCACCACGATACTTTCTGATCCGGAAGGACCAGCCTCCCTGGACGGGCCTCACCCGATCCATACTTCAGACAAGATCTCGCAATACATGTGGAAGGGTGTTCAGCTCCGGCTGCATTTAGATGCTGCCGAAGGTTATTGGTATAATTTCCTTTCAGAGATACCCTACGCATTTGTAGTATTTGAAACAGATACTGTCGATGACGATTCGGTTCCGATGCCGATTTTCGCAACCGTATCGCAGGACGAGGCCGGCGCTCATCTTGAAACAGACTGCCTGGTCCTGTCGGCGGCCTTGCCGACTGATGTCCGGGACAAGATAGAACAGTACATAGTCGAAAACTACGTTCCGCAAACCAAGAAAAAAAGAAAACGTAAAAATTGGTTTGAAGAAGCAAACCAGCCGCGACCGAACCGAACGACTGAATGA
- a CDS encoding DUF3306 domain-containing protein — translation MTQSRLHEWSRRKAQEREESGRSDPPQPDEMQESRDIVQTEGTDDNREEVEAEEKTPVDLPSLESLDDDSDYSVFMSDEVDESIRKLALRRLFKAAVFNVRDGLNDYDDDFTTFEELGDIVTSDMKYHAERKKAEEEARRKLEAETEPVEEQQEIETLAGEEGEADDSVKAPDDEEPSTPDSEVAGEPDPLYPDERSTS, via the coding sequence ATGACCCAATCGCGATTGCATGAGTGGTCGAGACGGAAAGCCCAGGAACGCGAGGAGAGCGGCAGATCCGACCCGCCGCAACCAGACGAGATGCAAGAATCCCGGGACATCGTCCAGACAGAGGGAACAGACGACAATCGCGAAGAGGTTGAGGCCGAGGAAAAGACACCGGTTGATCTGCCGTCTTTGGAGTCGCTGGATGACGACAGTGATTATTCAGTTTTCATGTCGGATGAGGTTGACGAATCGATCAGGAAACTGGCGCTTCGACGGCTGTTCAAGGCAGCGGTCTTCAATGTGCGCGATGGGTTGAACGACTACGATGACGACTTCACCACATTTGAGGAACTTGGTGACATCGTCACGTCGGATATGAAGTATCACGCAGAGCGAAAGAAGGCCGAAGAGGAAGCCCGGCGTAAACTCGAGGCAGAGACCGAACCGGTTGAGGAACAGCAAGAGATTGAAACGCTGGCCGGTGAAGAAGGCGAAGCGGACGATTCAGTTAAGGCGCCTGATGACGAAGAGCCGTCAACACCTGACTCCGAAGTCGCCGGGGAACCGGATCCGCTGTACCCGGATGAACGTTCGACATCATGA
- the narJ gene encoding nitrate reductase molybdenum cofactor assembly chaperone, with protein MIKTFKVLSAVLSYPSVDLQAAVDDMKSAVREEALLAPELIESLSAFLNEFSHTDLYELQERYVLLFDRTRSLSLHLFEHIHGESRERGQAMVDLAEQYRQKGLVISNRELPDYLPLFLEYLSTMEMPEARDVLAQPLHIIAALGQRLQRRDSSYAVPFAALEGLAALVPESQAVQAILDELEDNPEDFEQLDQIWQESEVVFGPGTGQDSGCPQDSPGLSSVRVAVPSQTMKQASSKH; from the coding sequence ATGATCAAGACGTTCAAGGTATTGTCGGCGGTGCTGTCTTATCCGTCTGTTGATCTGCAGGCGGCGGTCGACGATATGAAGTCTGCGGTCCGGGAAGAGGCGTTGCTGGCTCCTGAGCTGATCGAATCCTTGTCTGCATTTCTGAACGAGTTTTCGCACACCGACCTTTATGAGTTGCAGGAACGTTATGTTCTGCTGTTTGATCGCACACGGAGTCTGTCATTGCATCTATTCGAACACATTCACGGAGAGAGCCGCGAACGCGGTCAGGCGATGGTTGATCTTGCCGAGCAATACAGGCAGAAGGGCCTGGTGATCTCCAATCGGGAACTGCCGGACTATCTGCCGCTGTTTCTGGAATACCTGTCAACCATGGAGATGCCTGAAGCGCGGGATGTGTTGGCGCAGCCACTGCATATCATTGCGGCGCTCGGGCAGCGTTTGCAACGGCGGGACAGCAGCTACGCAGTGCCATTTGCGGCACTCGAAGGCCTCGCAGCCCTGGTGCCGGAGTCACAGGCTGTGCAGGCGATTTTGGACGAATTGGAGGACAATCCTGAAGATTTTGAGCAATTGGATCAGATTTGGCAGGAATCTGAAGTTGTCTTTGGACCCGGCACGGGTCAGGACAGTGGGTGTCCGCAGGATTCGCCGGGTTTGTCGAGCGTCCGGGTTGCCGTTCCAAGTCAGACAATGAAACAAGCTTCATCCAAGCATTAA
- the narI gene encoding respiratory nitrate reductase subunit gamma has product MASYMHTLIFGYYPYVALVVLLIGSIVRYDREPYTWRSGSSQLLRRRQLIVGSVLFHVGVLIVFFGHLVGLLTPIEVFDAIGISHGFKQLAAIVVGGIAGVMAVVGATLLLMRRLFDPRIRATSSFSDTSILILLYVQLLLGLATILVSVQHLDGEEMVRFMEWSQAIFTFRSGAADHIAHVHWIFKLHLFIGLTIFLLFPFTRLVHMLSAPVRYLWRPGYQITRSKQKANPTARG; this is encoded by the coding sequence ATGGCCAGTTATATGCATACCCTGATTTTCGGCTACTACCCCTATGTGGCCTTGGTTGTACTCCTGATTGGAAGCATCGTGCGTTATGATCGCGAACCTTACACCTGGCGTTCGGGGTCGAGTCAGCTGTTGCGTCGGCGACAGTTGATTGTCGGGTCGGTGCTGTTTCATGTTGGCGTCCTGATTGTGTTTTTTGGACACTTGGTCGGCCTGCTAACGCCGATCGAGGTATTCGATGCAATCGGAATCAGTCATGGTTTCAAGCAGCTGGCAGCGATTGTGGTTGGCGGCATCGCGGGTGTCATGGCGGTTGTTGGCGCAACGCTTCTGCTAATGCGAAGGTTGTTTGACCCGCGAATTCGAGCCACCTCAAGTTTTTCGGACACTTCGATACTGATTCTTCTTTACGTTCAATTGCTGTTGGGCCTGGCAACGATATTGGTATCGGTCCAGCACCTGGACGGCGAAGAGATGGTGAGATTCATGGAATGGTCGCAGGCGATATTCACATTTCGCAGTGGTGCGGCTGATCATATTGCGCATGTGCACTGGATATTCAAACTTCATTTGTTCATCGGGCTGACCATATTCCTGCTCTTTCCGTTTACCCGGCTCGTTCATATGCTGAGTGCGCCAGTTCGGTACCTTTGGCGACCTGGCTACCAGATCACCCGCAGCAAGCAGAAAGCCAATCCAACTGCCCGAGGCTGA
- the narH gene encoding nitrate reductase subunit beta yields the protein MKVRAQIGKVLNLDKCIGCHTCSVTCKNVWTSREGMEYAWFNNVETKPGIGYPKNWENQKRWKGGWTRKSSGDIEPRMGAKWRILANIFANPDLPEIDDYYEPFTFDYEHLQTADESQAMPTARPRSLITGERMEKIEWGPNWEEILGGEFSKRSEDYNFEGIEKEIYGQFENTFMMYLPRLCEHCLNPTCVAACPSGAIYKREDDGIVLIDQEKCRGWRMCVSGCPYKKIYYNWSSGKSEKCIFCYPRIEAGEPTVCSETCVGRIRYLGVILYDADRIREAASVEDEQDLYEAQLDVFLDPNDPEVIAQARADGVPEAWLDAARRSPVWKLAMDWKIAFPLHPEYRTLPMVWYVPPLSPIQSSAQAGKIGIDGEMPDVRSLRIPIRYLANLLTAGQEEPIANALERMLAMRGYMRSKTVDGVINMEIAQRVGMTPGQIEDMYQLMAIANYEDRFVIPTAHRETAEDAYDLRGGCGFSFGNGCSGGTSPTNIFATTVRKKVRTPTEFIR from the coding sequence ATGAAAGTACGTGCTCAAATCGGCAAGGTGCTCAATCTTGATAAATGCATTGGGTGTCATACCTGCTCGGTGACCTGCAAGAACGTCTGGACCAGCCGGGAAGGCATGGAGTATGCCTGGTTCAACAATGTGGAGACCAAGCCGGGTATCGGGTATCCCAAGAACTGGGAAAATCAGAAGCGATGGAAGGGCGGATGGACGCGAAAGAGTTCCGGTGATATTGAGCCGCGCATGGGTGCGAAGTGGCGGATCCTGGCCAACATCTTTGCCAATCCCGACCTGCCGGAGATTGATGACTATTATGAGCCGTTCACTTTCGATTACGAGCACCTGCAGACTGCCGATGAAAGTCAGGCAATGCCAACCGCCCGCCCGCGCTCACTGATAACGGGTGAGCGGATGGAAAAAATCGAGTGGGGTCCGAATTGGGAGGAGATTCTGGGCGGTGAGTTTTCCAAGCGGTCCGAAGACTATAACTTTGAAGGCATCGAGAAGGAGATTTACGGACAGTTCGAAAATACATTCATGATGTATTTGCCGCGACTTTGCGAGCACTGTCTTAATCCGACCTGTGTGGCGGCCTGTCCGTCCGGTGCCATTTACAAGCGCGAAGATGATGGCATTGTCCTGATTGATCAGGAGAAGTGCCGGGGCTGGAGAATGTGTGTATCCGGTTGTCCCTATAAGAAGATTTACTATAACTGGTCATCGGGCAAATCAGAAAAGTGCATATTCTGCTATCCAAGAATTGAGGCTGGAGAGCCAACGGTGTGCTCTGAGACCTGTGTTGGCAGAATCCGATACCTGGGTGTCATTCTCTATGACGCCGACAGGATTCGTGAAGCGGCCTCGGTGGAGGATGAACAGGATTTGTACGAAGCGCAGCTTGATGTGTTTCTGGATCCAAATGATCCCGAGGTGATTGCCCAGGCGCGTGCAGACGGGGTACCTGAGGCATGGCTGGATGCCGCCCGGCGCTCACCAGTGTGGAAACTTGCGATGGACTGGAAGATTGCGTTCCCGCTTCATCCAGAGTATCGGACCCTGCCGATGGTCTGGTATGTGCCCCCGCTGTCGCCGATTCAGTCCTCAGCACAAGCGGGCAAGATCGGCATTGATGGTGAGATGCCTGATGTTCGCTCGCTTCGCATTCCGATTCGCTATCTGGCGAATCTGCTGACTGCGGGTCAGGAAGAGCCGATTGCAAATGCGCTTGAACGAATGCTTGCCATGCGGGGCTATATGCGGTCCAAAACGGTCGATGGCGTCATCAATATGGAGATCGCGCAGCGCGTGGGGATGACTCCCGGCCAAATCGAGGACATGTATCAACTTATGGCCATTGCCAATTATGAAGATCGGTTTGTCATCCCGACCGCCCATCGGGAAACAGCCGAAGACGCTTATGACTTGCGCGGAGGGTGTGGATTCAGTTTTGGCAACGGTTGCTCGGGAGGCACATCACCGACCAACATTTTTGCGACCACTGTGCGCAAGAAGGTGCGCACGCCAACGGAGTTTATCCGATGA
- a CDS encoding peptidylprolyl isomerase has translation MLRGSILVNGVEISTEAVAAESQHHPAANPQDAQQAAARALVVRELLLQEANRSELIPEPKADSQGNVETDDEALVRQLLEQVIDIPDANDTECRRYYDQHLERFQSPDRYEPRHILLSADPKDEKAYAAAVSKAENLIAQLQESPDQFEDCARKHSDCESAKDGGDLGEVIQGQTSDAVDRCLVQLEEGELHSQPIEAPYGVHVLQLIRKTSGQTLRFDAVQGKIAEYLEESSWRQAITQYIEMLFGQAAIEGTTYQELMDD, from the coding sequence ATGCTGCGGGGTTCCATCCTCGTCAATGGTGTTGAGATTTCGACGGAAGCCGTTGCGGCGGAAAGTCAGCACCATCCGGCAGCCAATCCACAGGATGCGCAACAGGCGGCGGCACGGGCGTTGGTGGTGCGTGAGCTGCTGTTACAGGAAGCCAATCGGTCGGAATTGATTCCGGAGCCGAAAGCCGATTCACAAGGGAATGTTGAAACGGACGATGAGGCGCTGGTCAGGCAGTTACTTGAGCAGGTGATTGACATACCGGATGCGAATGATACCGAGTGTCGTCGATATTACGATCAGCATCTTGAGAGATTTCAAAGTCCTGACCGGTACGAGCCGAGACACATATTGCTGAGTGCTGATCCCAAAGATGAGAAGGCCTATGCAGCGGCGGTCAGCAAGGCTGAAAATTTGATTGCACAATTGCAGGAGTCGCCGGATCAATTTGAGGATTGCGCCCGAAAGCACTCGGATTGCGAATCAGCAAAAGACGGCGGAGATCTTGGCGAAGTGATTCAAGGTCAGACATCGGATGCAGTTGACCGGTGTCTCGTGCAACTTGAAGAGGGGGAGCTTCATTCCCAGCCAATTGAGGCCCCTTATGGTGTTCACGTTCTGCAACTGATTCGAAAGACGTCTGGACAGACGCTCAGATTTGATGCGGTGCAGGGGAAAATTGCTGAGTATCTCGAAGAAAGCAGCTGGCGTCAGGCGATCACCCAGTACATTGAAATGCTGTTCGGGCAAGCGGCAATTGAAGGGACGACCTATCAGGAACTGATGGATGATTGA
- a CDS encoding 4Fe-4S binding protein, which translates to MTLTEQFELPALTENGKARLASFEALSVEPTPTSLVAYQSLGQVVIAGARSSAIKAARNMVDTELTCYLLITEEDDEADTDHQGDTEYLPQMFSADDFSAQGYLGAFSIIAFKNDREFDFGKTVGIASGLFDLILDLSESSKFEAQVPPPGYFRIEPAEQSDKRIRRTAEELSQLVGNFEKPKYFNYDPDICAHSRSGIVACTRCIDACPTDAITSIGETIEFNSHLCQGGGVCAAACPTGAATYAYPPSENQLDVLRQLLLRYRENGGHNAVVLFYDREGGTPIVSAQITEMGENILPVQVEEVGALGLDIFFSLLAYGAAGAAVLCSDVAQSVRQELEHQIEILDRFLEGMGHSFHPIQLMQTDEDREVSESAIQQLAQMDISPAKFAPTGIKRTDMRIALEHLHSQSPKQPDSINLPGHSPFGQIMVDTDTCTLCMGCVSVCPASALEAGGEVPKLAFIENNCVQCGLCESACPESSITRSQRYLFDTDSRMRARTMNEDAPFHCRVCGKAFATSAMLRTMKDKLKGHWMFQDPEAVARLEMCEDCRVKDMFAAEGGFPRNKI; encoded by the coding sequence ATGACCTTGACCGAACAGTTTGAACTGCCTGCGCTGACTGAAAACGGGAAGGCAAGGCTCGCATCATTCGAGGCGCTGTCGGTTGAGCCGACGCCAACTTCCCTTGTCGCCTATCAATCACTGGGACAGGTTGTCATCGCCGGGGCGCGAAGCTCAGCCATCAAGGCTGCGAGAAATATGGTGGATACCGAACTGACTTGCTACCTGCTCATCACCGAAGAAGATGATGAAGCCGATACCGATCATCAGGGCGACACCGAATATCTCCCGCAGATGTTTTCGGCCGACGACTTCTCTGCCCAAGGTTACCTTGGTGCGTTTTCCATAATCGCATTCAAGAACGACAGGGAGTTTGACTTTGGCAAGACTGTTGGCATTGCGTCTGGTTTGTTCGATCTGATACTCGACCTGTCAGAATCATCGAAGTTCGAGGCACAGGTCCCACCGCCCGGGTATTTCCGAATCGAACCCGCCGAGCAGAGCGACAAGCGTATCAGGCGAACTGCGGAGGAGTTATCGCAACTGGTCGGAAACTTTGAAAAACCGAAATACTTCAATTATGACCCGGATATCTGCGCGCACAGCAGAAGCGGAATCGTCGCCTGCACCCGATGCATCGATGCATGTCCAACCGATGCGATCACATCAATCGGCGAGACCATCGAATTCAATTCCCATCTGTGCCAGGGCGGCGGTGTCTGTGCAGCAGCCTGTCCCACAGGTGCTGCCACCTATGCTTACCCGCCATCAGAAAATCAACTTGACGTTTTGCGACAGTTGTTGCTGAGATATCGTGAAAATGGCGGTCACAACGCCGTCGTGCTCTTTTACGACCGGGAGGGAGGAACTCCGATCGTATCTGCCCAGATTACCGAGATGGGTGAGAATATCCTGCCGGTTCAGGTAGAGGAAGTTGGCGCCCTTGGGCTTGACATATTCTTCTCGCTACTCGCCTATGGTGCAGCCGGGGCGGCCGTACTGTGTTCGGATGTCGCACAGTCTGTGCGTCAAGAACTTGAACATCAGATCGAGATACTGGACCGGTTTCTAGAGGGCATGGGTCACTCGTTCCACCCCATACAGCTCATGCAGACAGACGAAGACCGCGAAGTATCGGAATCAGCGATTCAGCAACTGGCACAAATGGATATCAGTCCGGCAAAATTCGCGCCGACTGGAATCAAGCGAACGGATATGCGAATCGCCCTGGAGCATCTGCACTCGCAATCGCCGAAGCAGCCGGACTCGATTAACCTGCCAGGTCATTCGCCCTTTGGACAGATCATGGTGGACACCGACACCTGCACTCTGTGCATGGGCTGCGTATCCGTCTGTCCTGCGTCCGCGCTTGAGGCCGGCGGCGAAGTGCCGAAACTTGCATTCATTGAGAACAATTGTGTTCAGTGCGGCTTGTGTGAGTCGGCCTGTCCGGAAAGTTCGATCACCCGAAGTCAGCGGTATCTGTTTGACACGGACTCAAGAATGAGAGCTCGAACAATGAATGAGGATGCACCGTTTCATTGTCGAGTCTGCGGCAAGGCATTCGCAACCAGTGCCATGCTGAGAACAATGAAGGACAAACTCAAGGGTCACTGGATGTTCCAGGATCCGGAAGCGGTCGCCCGGCTTGAAATGTGCGAGGACTGCCGGGTCAAAGACATGTTCGCGGCTGAAGGAGGATTTCCGCGGAACAAAATCTAG